One genomic window of Buchnera aphidicola (Drepanosiphum platanoidis) includes the following:
- the dapD gene encoding 2,3,4,5-tetrahydropyridine-2,6-dicarboxylate N-succinyltransferase translates to MKEIKKIIEKAWKIKDILTKNEKKKILKYVYKILELVNLGKLRVAEKINNQWKTNQWIKKAILLFLNLEKNKIVKNKNHFSYDKVPLKYENYKKENIKKEKVRIIPGSTVRYGSFINKNTVLMPCFINIGAYVGKGTMIDTWSTIGSCAQIGNNVHISGGVGIGGVLEPLQSNPTIIEDNCFIGARSEIVEGVIVEKGSVISMGVFIGKSTKIYDRTNNTVSYGRVPSGSVVVSGSLPSQDKSHNLYSAIIVKKVDSNTLKKIKINSLLRK, encoded by the coding sequence ATGAAAGAAATAAAAAAAATTATTGAAAAAGCTTGGAAAATTAAAGATATTCTTACTAAAAATGAAAAAAAAAAAATTCTTAAATATGTATATAAAATTTTAGAATTAGTTAATTTAGGAAAATTAAGAGTAGCAGAAAAAATAAATAATCAATGGAAGACCAATCAATGGATAAAAAAAGCAATTTTATTATTTTTAAATTTAGAAAAAAATAAAATTGTAAAAAATAAAAATCATTTTTCATATGATAAAGTACCTCTAAAATATGAAAATTATAAAAAAGAAAATATAAAAAAAGAAAAAGTTAGAATTATCCCTGGATCTACTGTAAGATATGGATCTTTTATTAATAAAAATACTGTTTTAATGCCTTGTTTTATTAATATAGGAGCATATGTAGGAAAAGGTACTATGATTGATACTTGGTCAACTATAGGATCTTGCGCTCAAATAGGAAATAATGTTCATATTTCCGGTGGTGTTGGAATTGGAGGTGTATTAGAACCTTTACAATCAAATCCAACAATAATTGAAGATAATTGTTTTATTGGAGCAAGATCAGAAATAGTAGAAGGGGTCATAGTAGAAAAAGGATCAGTTATTTCAATGGGAGTTTTTATTGGGAAAAGCACTAAAATTTATGATAGAACAAACAATACTGTTTCATACGGAAGAGTACCATCTGGATCAGTAGTAGTTTCTGGTTCGCTTCCTTCTCAAGACAAATCACACAATTTATATAGTGCAATAATAGTAAAAAAAGTTGATTCTAATACTTTAAAAAAAATTAAAATTAATAGTTTACTAAGAAAATAA
- the map gene encoding type I methionyl aminopeptidase, translated as MKITIHTQKDIKKMILVGQLTAEVLKMIKHYIKPNVSTNYLNNICHNYIVKKQKAIPAALGYNGFPKSVCISVNDEVCHGIPSDLKILKEGDIINIDVSIIKNKYYGDSSKMFSVGKISKKSKKICKVAKKSLYKAIQILKPGLNINYIGKTIQKYVEKKKFSIVREYCGHGIGKNFHMPPYILHYFDKKEKNLLLKKGMIFTIEPMINQGKQYVYQEDDGWTIKTKDKSISAQYEHTVLITKKKYKILTSRKL; from the coding sequence ATGAAAATTACTATTCACACCCAAAAAGATATAAAAAAAATGATTTTAGTTGGACAATTAACAGCTGAAGTTTTAAAGATGATAAAACATTATATTAAACCAAATGTTAGTACTAATTATTTAAATAACATTTGTCACAATTATATTGTAAAAAAACAAAAAGCTATTCCAGCTGCTTTAGGATATAATGGCTTTCCTAAATCAGTATGTATTTCAGTAAATGATGAAGTATGTCATGGAATTCCTAGCGATTTAAAAATATTGAAAGAAGGTGATATTATAAATATCGATGTATCTATCATAAAAAATAAATATTATGGTGATTCATCTAAAATGTTTTCTGTTGGAAAAATATCAAAAAAATCTAAAAAAATATGCAAAGTTGCAAAAAAGAGTTTATATAAAGCTATTCAAATTCTTAAACCTGGATTAAATATTAATTATATTGGAAAAACTATACAAAAATATGTAGAAAAAAAAAAATTTTCTATAGTACGAGAATATTGTGGACATGGAATTGGAAAAAATTTTCATATGCCTCCTTATATATTACATTACTTTGATAAAAAAGAAAAAAATTTATTGTTAAAAAAAGGTATGATATTTACTATTGAACCTATGATAAATCAAGGTAAACAATATGTTTACCAAGAAGATGATGGTTGGACTATAAAAACAAAAGATAAAAGTATATCAGCTCAATATGAACATACTGTTTTAATAACTAAAAAAAAATATAAAATTTTGACATCAAGAAAATTATAA